A genomic stretch from Alteribacter keqinensis includes:
- the pgsB gene encoding poly-gamma-glutamate synthase PgsB yields MSELTYLFIFAALLLAGGIYERVTLSKKIDQIPTRVLINGIRGKSTVTRLIMGIMKENGDRVVGKTTGTSARMFYWDQEEEEPIVRGLQGPNISEQKHMARKVVKRGADAFVSECMAVNPEYQKVFQAQLVKANITVITNIMEDHLDVMGPTVDDIARAFSSTIPENGYVVIPETTYQRFFEQAAKRKNSEVIVARESEIDEDYLKKFSFMIFPQNAALALAVSDILGIDRDVAFAGMLNAPVDPGAMRVHRFGEEKAPKYFFNGFAANDATSTLSIWDRVKDLDYPMNHRTIVMNCRDDRMDRTLQFIDHVLPHLDADTLVLIGRGTSPIVQAHNEGKLPYENLINLEKKSVEAIMAELEKLPGDSVLYGIGNIKGRGEELAEAIEERKIKEVSLEDYKTDEVTVLSEDRLAARQCSKEKKEPVSSGIIDQKIKAAQSPLK; encoded by the coding sequence ATGAGCGAATTGACGTATCTGTTCATTTTTGCAGCATTGTTACTTGCAGGCGGAATCTACGAACGTGTGACGCTTTCAAAGAAAATAGATCAAATCCCAACCCGTGTTCTTATAAACGGGATCCGGGGTAAATCCACCGTCACCCGCCTGATCATGGGAATAATGAAAGAAAACGGCGACCGCGTTGTCGGAAAAACAACGGGGACGTCTGCACGCATGTTTTACTGGGACCAGGAAGAGGAGGAACCGATTGTCCGGGGCCTTCAGGGACCAAATATCAGTGAACAGAAACATATGGCCCGTAAAGTGGTAAAACGGGGAGCCGATGCCTTTGTATCCGAATGTATGGCCGTCAACCCCGAGTACCAGAAGGTGTTTCAGGCTCAGCTTGTGAAAGCCAACATTACGGTTATTACCAATATTATGGAGGACCACCTGGATGTGATGGGCCCGACCGTGGATGATATCGCCCGGGCGTTCAGCTCCACCATCCCTGAAAACGGCTATGTGGTTATTCCTGAAACAACGTACCAGCGCTTTTTCGAGCAGGCTGCGAAGAGGAAAAATTCAGAAGTGATCGTAGCACGCGAGAGTGAAATCGACGAAGACTACTTAAAGAAGTTTTCGTTTATGATCTTTCCTCAGAACGCCGCTCTCGCCCTTGCTGTATCCGACATCCTCGGTATTGACCGGGATGTGGCTTTTGCAGGAATGCTGAACGCACCTGTGGACCCGGGTGCCATGAGAGTCCACCGGTTTGGAGAAGAAAAGGCGCCGAAATACTTCTTTAACGGCTTTGCAGCCAATGATGCTACCTCAACCCTGAGCATTTGGGACCGGGTAAAAGATCTCGACTATCCGATGAATCACCGTACGATTGTGATGAACTGCCGTGACGACCGGATGGACCGTACCCTTCAGTTTATTGATCACGTCCTTCCACACCTGGATGCGGACACACTCGTGCTTATCGGCCGCGGAACAAGTCCGATCGTTCAGGCCCACAATGAAGGAAAGCTTCCTTATGAGAACCTTATTAACCTGGAGAAAAAATCAGTGGAAGCCATAATGGCTGAGCTTGAAAAACTGCCGGGCGACAGTGTTCTTTACGGAATTGGAAACATTAAAGGCCGCGGGGAAGAACTTGCCGAGGCGATCGAAGAGAGAAAAATCAAAGAAGTGTCTCTCGAAGATTACAAAACAGACGAAGTTACGGTTCTCAGTGAGGACAGATTGGCTGCACGACAATGCTCCAAGGAGAAAAAAGAGCCTGTCTCTTCCGGGATCATCGACCAGAAAATAAAAGCAGCACAATCACCGCTTAAATAA
- the pgsC gene encoding poly-gamma-glutamate biosynthesis protein PgsC, whose protein sequence is MFGTDLYIAIVLGIILSLIYVEKTGIMPAGLIVPGYVALIFDHLMAVVAVAFLSLLTFLIVTQVIGRITVMYGRRKFAAMLAIGVLLKMSFDNFYGPLVPFENFELRGIGVIVPGLIANTIHKQGVIPTFSSTLVISFLTFVFITIYHLF, encoded by the coding sequence GTGTTCGGTACAGATCTCTATATCGCTATCGTTTTAGGAATTATACTCAGTCTCATTTACGTAGAAAAAACAGGTATCATGCCAGCCGGGCTTATCGTGCCCGGCTATGTTGCGTTGATTTTCGACCATTTAATGGCGGTTGTTGCCGTCGCATTCTTAAGCTTGCTTACCTTTTTAATCGTCACCCAGGTGATCGGGCGGATCACCGTCATGTACGGCAGAAGAAAGTTCGCCGCCATGCTTGCCATCGGAGTGCTTTTGAAAATGTCCTTTGACAACTTTTACGGGCCACTTGTCCCCTTCGAGAACTTTGAGCTGAGGGGTATCGGTGTTATCGTCCCGGGACTGATTGCCAATACCATTCATAAGCAGGGAGTTATCCCGACATTCAGCTCTACTCTTGTTATCTCCTTTTTAACCTTTGTCTTTATCACAATCTATCACTTGTTCTAG